One Paenibacillus crassostreae DNA segment encodes these proteins:
- a CDS encoding class I SAM-dependent methyltransferase, with translation MESLHKLIEQLMNSSTMIMATLSQLRKKEGIPYTKVQIKPVELKNELYYQFSYFESNKVAHKNVTTIEATRVIKELFEQTFRQGMICTPEADYQILISKKFKVSILTKSPTKSEIDLSHNRKKQYVLEEGQPIPFLVELGIMNEQGKVLARKYDKFKQINRFLEMVEDVLPSLPEGRTITILDFGCGKSYLTFALYHYLAIQENRSLNVIGLDLKTDVIEHCNRLADKLEYTQLKFLVGDIAEYDELDKVDMVVTLHACDTATDAALEKAVRWNASVILSVPCCQHELFTQVKNPILDPLLSHGILKERFSALATDGVRAKLLDLMGYRTQLLEFIDMEHTPKNILIRAVKGESGDQAQLWKEYTEFRDFLQISPYLEKVCKDLLPSN, from the coding sequence TTGGAATCATTACACAAACTAATTGAACAATTAATGAACAGCTCTACGATGATTATGGCAACATTAAGCCAGTTGCGTAAGAAGGAGGGGATTCCATATACCAAAGTTCAGATAAAGCCGGTTGAATTAAAAAATGAATTGTATTATCAATTCTCATATTTTGAGAGTAACAAGGTTGCTCATAAGAATGTAACAACAATAGAAGCAACACGTGTGATAAAGGAACTCTTTGAGCAGACCTTTCGTCAGGGGATGATTTGTACTCCAGAAGCGGATTATCAAATATTAATCAGCAAGAAATTTAAGGTGTCGATTTTAACCAAATCACCAACCAAAAGTGAAATTGACCTTTCTCATAATCGCAAAAAGCAGTATGTACTTGAAGAAGGACAACCCATTCCTTTTCTCGTTGAACTAGGAATAATGAATGAACAGGGTAAGGTGTTAGCTCGCAAATACGATAAGTTTAAACAGATTAATCGTTTTTTAGAGATGGTTGAGGATGTACTCCCTAGTCTGCCAGAAGGGCGCACGATCACGATCTTAGATTTCGGTTGTGGGAAATCCTATTTAACTTTTGCTTTATATCATTATTTAGCAATACAGGAGAACAGGTCCTTGAATGTCATTGGACTGGATCTGAAAACTGATGTTATTGAACATTGCAATAGATTAGCTGACAAGTTGGAATATACTCAATTGAAATTTCTTGTGGGGGATATTGCCGAATACGATGAATTAGACAAGGTGGATATGGTCGTTACACTTCATGCTTGTGATACGGCAACAGATGCTGCTTTAGAAAAAGCAGTTCGCTGGAACGCCTCCGTTATTCTCTCGGTTCCTTGCTGTCAACATGAGTTGTTCACACAAGTGAAGAATCCGATATTAGACCCACTGTTATCTCACGGCATATTGAAGGAACGTTTCTCTGCACTTGCCACAGATGGTGTACGTGCAAAATTACTAGATTTAATGGGTTATCGAACGCAGTTATTAGAGTTTATAGACATGGAACATACACCCAAGAATATTCTGATTCGAGCGGTTAAAGGGGAAAGCGGAGATCAGGCACAGCTATGGAAGGAATATACGGAATTCCGAGATTTTCTACAAATATCACCGTATTTAGAAAAGGTGTGTAAAGATCTCCTACCTTCGAATTAA
- a CDS encoding thioredoxin family protein, with product MKTNLADKLRTGISPQQFMDGMQKNKETFQSYYDKFVWDVPSDREFFGSLNHRDDLRVLILAADWCGDVVRNIPVVFHALETAGIPTEVLILEENLDVMDQFLTMGGRSVPVVIFTDTGGHVLGHWGPRPKHVQKYMIAFKQENPDREASDYASNLDIVRSQIVEAYGKGSDFRSVILKELREMISGI from the coding sequence ATGAAAACTAATTTAGCAGACAAACTAAGAACGGGGATTTCTCCCCAACAGTTTATGGATGGGATGCAAAAGAATAAAGAAACGTTTCAATCTTATTATGATAAATTCGTATGGGATGTTCCTTCGGATCGTGAATTTTTCGGTAGTTTGAATCATCGCGATGATTTACGCGTTCTTATTCTTGCGGCTGACTGGTGTGGAGATGTGGTGCGTAATATCCCTGTCGTATTTCATGCACTAGAAACTGCAGGTATTCCTACTGAAGTATTGATACTTGAAGAGAATCTAGATGTGATGGACCAATTCCTAACCATGGGTGGAAGATCTGTTCCAGTAGTTATATTCACAGATACTGGTGGTCATGTGCTCGGCCATTGGGGTCCTCGTCCGAAGCATGTTCAGAAGTATATGATCGCTTTTAAACAAGAGAACCCTGATCGTGAAGCCTCTGATTATGCTTCCAATCTGGACATTGTTCGCTCACAAATTGTAGAAGCTTATGGGAAAGGATCCGATTTCCGCTCTGTTATTCTTAAAGAATTGCGTGAAATGATATCGGGAATATAA
- a CDS encoding MBL fold metallo-hydrolase, whose product MLKIDSYSLGPLQTNAYLLTNEETGKAIIIDPGMNPGALIKKIQNLDIEAILLTHAHFDHMGGVDEIRKLKGCPVYLHTLESDWLTSPKLNGSLMWSQVSPPLSTEPAEFDLAGGQQLNLIGHHFTVYHTPGHSPGSVSFLSGNDLFSGDVLFRLGVGRTDLYGGRERDLLDSIHNTLFTFNDEVKVYPGHGPRTTIGYERSNNPYV is encoded by the coding sequence ATGTTGAAAATTGATAGTTATTCCTTAGGTCCCTTACAGACGAATGCATACCTTTTAACGAATGAAGAAACAGGTAAGGCGATTATCATTGACCCAGGAATGAACCCTGGAGCACTTATCAAAAAAATTCAAAATTTAGATATTGAAGCGATTTTGCTCACGCATGCTCATTTCGACCATATGGGTGGTGTAGATGAAATTCGCAAACTCAAAGGATGCCCAGTCTATCTGCATACGCTAGAAAGTGATTGGCTAACGAGTCCAAAGCTGAATGGATCATTGATGTGGTCACAGGTGTCTCCGCCACTATCGACTGAGCCTGCTGAATTTGATTTGGCAGGAGGTCAGCAGTTAAATTTGATAGGGCATCATTTCACGGTGTACCATACACCAGGTCATTCCCCTGGTAGTGTTAGTTTTCTCAGTGGTAACGATCTATTCTCGGGAGATGTGTTATTCCGATTGGGCGTTGGACGCACCGATCTTTATGGTGGAAGAGAACGAGATCTGTTAGATTCGATACACAATACTTTATTTACATTTAATGATGAAGTGAAGGTATATCCTGGTCATGGTCCACGAACAACAATCGGCTATGAACGCTCCAACAACCCGTATGTGTAG
- the sigY gene encoding RNA polymerase sigma factor SigY, whose protein sequence is MRKEELKNIKLAQQGDANVLAELIHDHYGFLYKYLVKVTMDPVTAEDLAQDTIVRCMEKLYQFDGSSSFSSWLITIGTRIYIDQMRRKKREKNWLFREQGIRRIKWQFESRNEEWSQVLESLAKLSAEHRVAVLLKHYYGYTYEEMGEMLFIPSGTAKSRVANAVRQLRKEMS, encoded by the coding sequence ATGAGGAAAGAGGAATTAAAAAATATTAAACTTGCACAGCAGGGAGATGCTAACGTTCTAGCTGAACTGATCCATGACCATTATGGCTTTTTATATAAATATCTAGTCAAAGTTACGATGGACCCTGTTACCGCTGAAGATCTTGCTCAAGATACAATAGTTCGATGTATGGAGAAATTATACCAATTCGATGGTTCATCCTCATTCTCTTCGTGGCTTATAACGATAGGGACTCGTATATATATTGATCAAATGCGTCGGAAAAAGAGAGAGAAGAATTGGCTCTTTAGGGAACAAGGAATTCGGCGAATAAAGTGGCAGTTTGAGAGCAGGAATGAGGAATGGAGCCAAGTGCTAGAATCCTTAGCGAAATTGTCTGCGGAGCATCGCGTAGCTGTATTGCTAAAGCACTATTATGGATATACATATGAGGAAATGGGAGAGATGCTCTTTATTCCCTCGGGAACCGCTAAATCAAGAGTCGCCAATGCGGTTCGTCAACTAAGAAAGGAGATGAGTTAA
- a CDS encoding YxlC family protein, which produces MDWNDQDRTDEEIILIELRQGLDRMDHVLDQPSVPSKEQLKMQIAERWKGQRMFTILELVLFWLVSLVVIASGMLLVYSTPWSLWVIQGFSFIAAFVLVLRFIIHRRKEGVE; this is translated from the coding sequence ATGGATTGGAATGATCAGGATAGAACAGATGAGGAAATCATCTTAATCGAACTCCGTCAAGGTTTAGATAGAATGGATCATGTGCTGGATCAACCTTCTGTACCATCCAAGGAACAACTGAAAATGCAAATTGCTGAACGATGGAAAGGGCAGCGAATGTTCACAATACTTGAATTGGTATTGTTCTGGTTAGTCTCGTTAGTGGTGATTGCTAGTGGTATGTTACTAGTTTACTCGACACCTTGGAGTTTATGGGTCATTCAGGGGTTTAGTTTTATAGCAGCTTTTGTTCTAGTATTACGCTTTATTATTCATCGAAGAAAAGAGGGGGTGGAATGA
- a CDS encoding PLDc N-terminal domain-containing protein: MDVMINWTLILPILVLQLVLAVIGLISLSKAQMVRGPKWMWVLIIVIGNMLGSILYFIVGRKDM; this comes from the coding sequence ATGGATGTGATGATAAATTGGACATTAATTCTACCTATATTGGTTCTACAGCTTGTCCTTGCCGTGATCGGTTTGATCTCACTATCTAAAGCCCAAATGGTACGTGGCCCCAAGTGGATGTGGGTTCTTATCATTGTTATAGGAAATATGCTAGGGAGTATACTTTACTTTATTGTTGGAAGGAAGGATATGTAA